One stretch of Syntrophobacterales bacterium DNA includes these proteins:
- the tpiA gene encoding triose-phosphate isomerase: protein MRNWMVAGNWKMYNTIPEATTLAAQIREGMKGITGGEVVVAPAFTALAATCDIIKGSSIILAAQNMFYEEKGAYTGEISLAMLKDAGCTYVIIGHSERRKYFHESDENVNLKVKKCLAAELKPIVCVGETLEEREQGVTEFVVGQQVRKAFYGLQSLNGVVIAYEPVWAIGTGKNALPMEAEETHRFIRHVIGDMFGEEQGSVRILYGGSVTHENIGDLIGMKDIDGALVGGASLKAESFLGIIEKVSEKR from the coding sequence ATGAGAAACTGGATGGTTGCGGGAAATTGGAAGATGTATAATACGATTCCCGAAGCTACAACCCTTGCGGCACAGATCAGGGAAGGCATGAAAGGTATCACTGGTGGAGAAGTGGTGGTGGCCCCGGCCTTTACCGCTCTCGCGGCAACATGCGATATCATAAAAGGTTCTTCGATCATTCTTGCGGCCCAGAATATGTTCTACGAAGAAAAAGGTGCGTATACAGGAGAGATATCCCTGGCCATGCTCAAGGACGCAGGATGTACTTACGTAATTATCGGTCATTCGGAAAGAAGAAAATACTTCCATGAGTCCGATGAAAATGTTAACTTAAAGGTGAAGAAGTGTCTTGCAGCTGAATTGAAGCCCATTGTGTGCGTGGGGGAGACCCTTGAGGAGCGCGAGCAGGGGGTTACGGAATTTGTAGTGGGACAGCAGGTGAGGAAAGCCTTTTATGGCCTGCAATCCCTGAACGGTGTGGTAATAGCTTACGAGCCGGTGTGGGCGATAGGCACGGGTAAGAACGCTCTGCCCATGGAGGCTGAAGAGACGCACCGGTTCATTAGGCACGTGATAGGCGATATGTTCGGTGAAGAGCAAGGATCGGTACGGATACTGTATGGAGGGAGCGTAACTCACGAAAATATAGGGGATTTGATAGGTATGAAAGATATAGACGGTGCTCTTGTGGGGGG